Within the Bacillota bacterium genome, the region GGCCCTCGGGTTTGACCCCGTTAGGCTTGAAGTGATCATTATGCAGCTTGTCAGGCTTTTTAAAGGGGGCGAACTGGTCCGCATGTCGAAGCGGACAGGAGAATACATTACCCTGAGAGAACTCATGGAGGAGGTCGGACGGGACGCGGCACGCTATTTTTTCGTTATGCGGAGCGCGGACAGCCACCTCGATTTCGACCTTGATCTGGCCCGGGAGCAGTCGAACGAAAATCCGGTTTATTACGTTCAGTACGCTCACGCCCGGATCTGCAGCATTTTGCGCCAGATGGGGGCCTCCCCGCCCCGGGCGCGGGAAGTTGCGCTGGAGGTTCTCCAGGATCCTGCCGAACTTGCCCTGATTCGAAAAATTGCCGATCTGCCGGGGGAGGTCCTTTTTGCGGCGAAGAACCTTGAGCCCCACCGTCTTGCCCACTACGCTTACGAATTGGCAACTCTTTTTCACGGTTTTTATACGACCTGCCGCGTTCTGACGGAGGACCCCGTTTTGCGCGAAGCACGCCTTGTGCTCGTTAACGCCTCCCGCATTACCTTGCGGAATACCCTGAAGCTTTTAGGGGTTACTGCCCCGGAAAGGATGTGAAACGCGAAGGGGGTCGGGGGATGATGTACGGAGAAGGATGGGAAGAGAAAACGACAATTCTGAACTTTGTCTACGAACTCTTTAAAACCGGCGGCCAACCTCTTCATTATTCGCTTTTAATAGAGGAGGTCGCGAAGAGGTTCCTGGATCGGGAAGAGGATCTGGTGCGAGCAAAAGCAAGGTTTTATACATGGCTTAATCTTGATCCCCGTTTTGTCTATTTAGGTCAGGGACAGTGGGGGTTGCGCAGTTGGATACCCGAAAAAGGTGGACGTCGTGTTCCTCTTCTCTCGCTCATGCACAAGACGCTGGAATACGACGACGGGTCGCCCCGAATTCCGGGGCGGGAACAGCCGGATGAACTTTTTCCTGCTCATGAAATGCTCATGGAAAAAGAAGAGCCCGTTTCTGACGACTATCTTCCCTAGCCGGTTGGCCTGGGCCGAAGGAGAACAGGTCTCGACTTCCCCTTGACAACGGCAGAAGATTGCGTTTAGAATGGGCGTTGTATGAAAAGAAAAACAGGGAATTGGTGATGAAAAGAGGGGAGAGGATTTGACGAAATATATCTTTGTGACAGGCGGGGTTGTATCTTCACTGGGGAAGGGGATTACGGCCGCGTCTCTGGGGCGTTTGCTTGAGAGCCGGGGCCTGAAGGTGGCCATCCAAAAATTCGACCCCTATATCAATATCGACCCGGGGACGATGAGTCCGTACCAGCACGGGGAGGTTTTTGTGACAGATGATGGCGCGGAAACCGACCTCGACCTGGGTCACTACGAGCGCTTTATCGACCGGAACCTGACGCGGAACAGCAACGTGACGGCCGGTCTTGTCTACTGGTCGGTCATCCGGAAAGAACGCCGGGGGGATTTTTTGGGGGGAACGGTGCAGGTTATTCCCCACATTACCAACGAGATCAAGGAGTTCATCCAGCGGATTGCCGTTGAGGAAGAGCCTGATGTGGTGATCACGGAAATCGGGGGAACCGTGGGGGACATCGAGTCCCTTCCCTTCCTGGAGGCGATCCGCCAGTTTAAGGGAGACGTGGGCCGGGAGCAGGTGCTCTACATTCATGTTACTCTTGTCCCATATTTGAAGGCCGCGGGTGAGTTGAAAACAAAACCTACGCAGCACAGCGTGAAAGAGTTGCGGAGCATCGGAATCCAGCCGGACATCATCGTCTGCCGCTGCGAGCGCCCTTTAACAAGGGACCTGAAAGCGAAAATCGCTCTTTTCTGCGATATCGACGAGAACGCCGTCATTGAGGCCGTAGATGCGGCCTCAATCTATGAAGTACCCCTGCGCCTGGAGGAAGAAGGATTGGCTGAGATTGCGGTCGAGCGCCTGGGGCTGCCGCGCCGGAAGCCGGACCTCTGGGAGTGGGAGGAGTTGGTTTCCACCTGCCGCAATCCGGAGTATCTTACCAGGGTAGCCGTTGTAGGAAAATACACGGAACTCAAGGACGCCTACCTGAGCATCGGAGAAGCCCT harbors:
- the rpoE gene encoding DNA-directed RNA polymerase subunit delta, with product MMYGEGWEEKTTILNFVYELFKTGGQPLHYSLLIEEVAKRFLDREEDLVRAKARFYTWLNLDPRFVYLGQGQWGLRSWIPEKGGRRVPLLSLMHKTLEYDDGSPRIPGREQPDELFPAHEMLMEKEEPVSDDYLP
- a CDS encoding CTP synthase; protein product: MTKYIFVTGGVVSSLGKGITAASLGRLLESRGLKVAIQKFDPYINIDPGTMSPYQHGEVFVTDDGAETDLDLGHYERFIDRNLTRNSNVTAGLVYWSVIRKERRGDFLGGTVQVIPHITNEIKEFIQRIAVEEEPDVVITEIGGTVGDIESLPFLEAIRQFKGDVGREQVLYIHVTLVPYLKAAGELKTKPTQHSVKELRSIGIQPDIIVCRCERPLTRDLKAKIALFCDIDENAVIEAVDAASIYEVPLRLEEEGLAEIAVERLGLPRRKPDLWEWEELVSTCRNPEYLTRVAVVGKYTELKDAYLSIGEALSHGGIAHRSAVEVVWVDAEVLERGEAGEILGTVSGVLVPGGFGNRGIAGKIKAINYARLNQVPFLGICLGMQCAVIEFARNACSLAEASSTEFDPATPYPVIDLLPEQREVKDLGGTMRLGIYPCKLLPDSRAARAYCAEVVEERHRHRYEFNNDFRQLLTEKGLRVTGTSPDGRLVEIIEIPDHPWFVACQFHPEFKSRPNRPHPLFRDFIGAALNFNQDLRPDRG